Proteins encoded together in one Hylaeus volcanicus isolate JK05 chromosome 3, UHH_iyHylVolc1.0_haploid, whole genome shotgun sequence window:
- the LOC128874295 gene encoding cytochrome c oxidase assembly protein COX11, mitochondrial yields MYFNVYNKLLGVHAKQIHTNVSKILYNRHYESAHNKNIRSSRLYWSGFSVLVLGLSYAAVPLYRIFCQAYSFGGTVSVGHDADKVSTMQPIKDRVIKVAFNADTAATMQWNFKPQQNYIRVLPGETALAFYTAKNPLDVPITGISTYNVVPYDAGQYFNKIQCFCFEEQQLNPHEEVDMPVFFYIDPQFAQDPKMENVDEIILSYTFFEAKGQVKIPIPNYAKKHVS; encoded by the exons atgtattttaatgtttataacaaattattaggCGTTCAcgcaaaacaaatacatactAACGTGTCTAAGATCTTGTACAATCGTCATTATGAGTCTGctcataataaaaatattcgttctTCGCGTTTATATTGGAGTGGATTTAGTGTACTGGTCCTTGGATTAAGTTATGCTGCGGTGCCGttatacagaatattttgTCAG GCATACAGTTTTGGTGGGACGGTATCCGTTGGTCATGATGCTGATAAAGTTAGCACTATGCAACCCATTAAGGATAGAGTAATAAAAGTTGCATTTAATGCAGACACTGCGGCTACAATGCAATGGAACTTTAAACCTCAGCAAAATTATATAAGAGTTTTACCTGGTGAAACTGCTTTAGCATTTTATACTGCTAAGAATCCATTGGACGTACCGATTACAGGTATATCAACTTATAATGTGGTCCCATATGATGCAGGACagtatttcaataaaatacagtgtttttgttttgaagAACAACAACTTAATCCACACGAAGAA GTTGACATGCCAGTGTTTTTCTACATTGATCCACAATTTGCCCAAGATCCTAAAATGGAGAATGTAGATGAAATCATACTTTCGTACACGTTCTTTGAAGCCAAAGGACAAGTGAAGATACCTATACCAAATTATGCAAAGAAACATGTATCATAA
- the LOC128874291 gene encoding tektin-3-like, which produces MYIENNMNILGMGKRQLQPWSTSNLPISCTEPVAHYGRDYNSTSNLIPWRPNMGYENVEVIPLATRSISNYAFDAVNPIKSLKFPNIVTGYRRNPVHAAKTALHTRYTPNEWFQKQVKYYNEADSCRHFSERIRNDAVRIIRDAEEKVQHRQYDTGRRLGERINDVSFWRNEVASELERLLHEIERLQDCRSVLEKAIRDIEGPLHIAEECLYHREARKGTELVHDDSEKCLLSEIEILRQNRKKLEICLDRCKEQLRDCRGSQNQLELDLKNKENALGIDAMCHQLNNYSHGLQYYSDIEKYDSCVSEQETWADAANRIVQKSQTERNKSCQLRTNAEALISKVAQEMWDAWSNTNNALTHRSSELLEAKTKLQQHLQKVQQEIFDVEKNLELMRKAIADKSHVLKVAHTRLEARMHRPDLELCRDYAHISLQHEIDDIKHQVERMHKALRELENQHKKLLRTRTTLEHDLVLKIDAMYIDREKVFGLRRAYPINALFRF; this is translated from the exons CAATTGCAACCATGGAGTACAAGTAACTTACCAATATCTTGCACCGAACCTGTTGCACATTATGGGAGGGACTACAACAGTACAAGTAATTTAATACCCTGGCGTCCTAATATGGGATATGAAAATGTTGAAGTTATTCCCTT AGCTACAAGATCAATATCAAACTATGCATTCGATGCTGTAAATCCTATAAAATCATTGAAGTTCCCGAATATAGTAACAGGATATCGACGAAATCCTGTGCATGCCGCAAAAACTGCTCTTCATACGCGATATACACCCAACGAATGGTTTCAGAAACAggtgaaatattataacgaaGCAGACTCTTGTAGACATTTTTCAGAAAGAATACGAAATGATGCTGTACGGATTATTAG AGATGCTGAAGAAAAAGTGCAACATAGACAGTATGATACGGGTAGACGACTTGGCGAAAGAATAAACGACGTCAGTTTTTGGCGAAACGAAGTAGCGTCGGAATTAGAAAGATTGCTTCACGAAATTGAAAGACTCCAAGATTGTCGATCTGTTTTAGAAAAAGCAATTAGAGATATCGAGGGTCCATTGCATATTGCAGAGGAATGTCTTTATCATAGAGAAGCTAGGAAGG GTACAGAACTTGTGCATGACGATTCGGAGAAATGTTTACTCAGTGAAATAGAAATCCTACGACAGAATAGGAAAAAATTGGAGATTTGTTTGGATAGATGTAAGGAGCAG TTACGAGATTGCAGAGGCTCTCAAAATCAGTTGgaattagatttaaaaaataaagaaaatgcaTTAGGAATCGATGCAATGTGccatcaattaaataattacagtcATGGATTACAGTACTATTCTGACATCGAAAAATATGACTCATG TGTTTCAGAACAGGAAACATGGGCAGATGCGGCAAATCGTATAGTTCAGAAGTCTCAAACAGAGAGAAACAAATCTTGTCAGTTGAGGACAAATGCGGAAGCTCTCATAAGTAAAGTTGCACAAGAAATGTGGGATGCATGGAGCAACACAAACAATGCTTTAACGCATCGATCTTCCGAATTACTCGAAGCTAAAACTAAACTTCAACAGCATTTACAAAAG gttcaacaagaaatatttgacGTGGAGAAGAACTTGGAGTTAATGCGTAAAGCTATTGCAGATAAAAGTCATGTACTCAAAGTAGCACATACTAGATTAGAAGCTAGAATGCATCGTCCAGACTTGGAACTTTGCCGTGATTATGCTCATATAAG CCTTCAACACGAAATTGACGACATAAAGCATCAAGTGGAGAGAATGCACAAGGCATTGCGAGAGTTAGAGAATCAgcataaaaaattattacgaaCGCGAACAACGTTGGAGCACGATCTTGTGCTTAAGATCGACGCGATGTATATCGATCGAGAAAAAGTTTTTGGTCTTAGACGGGCTTATCCAATTAATGCTCTTTTTAGGTTTTAA